A window of Primulina tabacum isolate GXHZ01 chromosome 4, ASM2559414v2, whole genome shotgun sequence contains these coding sequences:
- the LOC142542126 gene encoding squamosa promoter-binding-like protein 3, which translates to MIVDDGEINGGSFNPSGGGGVSSASCSDGDHGSSAKSSISASVDSSTKDGMQTPNFRSMSSGNFGKKMDMNGTEISGTSPPLNALVEPLIDLKLGKRTYFENSGNMGNTKRASFFVMPTSSSTTPKKTNSSGQNTPMPRCQVEDCNLDLSMAKEYHRKHRVCDSHSKCPKVIVGGVVRRFCQQCSRFHGLSEFDEKKRSCRRRLSHHNARRRKPQQETIQFKAGLSSQFYGGRQQMSFLPNNTPILHSRTPARSIWDSTCNPEFTITKGYSLKYNGYGITDEQLHVPGPSIKFNMHGNTASFLASKNSASEILNPGSEGALRSSPVDAAPEYDRALSLLSTNSWGSESIAMHENVANFTHPMIQHSILESVPLASSEMWLSGQQSTDSRPQLLAITYKFQENHLLKMTYEPDF; encoded by the exons ATGATTGTTGATGATGGAGAAATCAATGGCGGGTCCTTCAATCCGTCAGGTGGCGGCGGTGTGAGTAGTGCCTCTTGCTCTGATGGTGATCACGGCTCTTCAGCTAAAAGCTCGATTTCAGCTTCTGTGGATTCCTCTACAAAGGATGGGATGCAAACTCCTAACTTCAGGTCCATGTCCTCTGGAAATTTTGGCAAGAAAATGGACATGAATGGAACTGAGATTTCTGGAACTTCTCCACCTTTGAATGCTTTAGTGGAACCGCTAATTGATCTGAAACTTGGAAAGAGGACTTATTTCGAGAATAGTGGGAACATGGGAAATACTAAGAGGGCATCATTTTTTGTGATGCCTACTTCGTCCAGCACTACACCTAAGAAAACAAACTCATCTGGTCAGAATACCCCTATGCCACGGTGTCAAGTCGAGGACTGCAATCTTGATCTTTCAATGGCCAAGGAATATCACAGAAAGCACAGAGTTTGTGATAGCCATTCTAAATGTCCAAAGGTTATTGTTGGAGGTGTTGTACGTCGTTTTTGCCAGCAGTGTAGCAG GTTTCATGGTTTGTCTGAATTTGATGAAAAGAAGCGCAGTTGTCGAAGAAGACTTTCTCATCATAATGCACGACGCCGCAAGCCACAGCAGGAAACTATCCAGTTTAAAGCAGGGCTTTCGTCGCAATTTTATG GAGGAAGGCAACAAATGAGTTTTCTGCCGAACAACACCCCAATTCTTCATTCTCGAACTCCTGCACGTTCTATATGGGATAGCACATGCAACCCCGAGTTCACTATTACAAAAGGATATTCTTTGAAGTACAATGGATATGGAATtactgatgagcaattgcaTGTACCAGGTCCAAGTATCAAGTTCAATATGCATGGGAATACAGCCAGTTTTTTGGCATCCAAGAATTCTGCATCTGAGATCTTGAATCCAG GTTCCGAGGGAGCCCTTAGGTCTTCCCCAGTAGATGCAGCACCGGAGTATGACCGTGCTCTCTCTCTTCTGTCAACTAATTCCTGGGGTTCAGAATCCATtgcaatgcatgaaaatgtTGCCAACTTCACTCATCCTATGATACAGCATTCGATACTAGAAAGCGTTCCCCTCGCTTCTTCAGAAATGTGGCTGTCTGGACAGCAGTCCACTGATTCCAGACCTCAATTATTGGCCATCACCTACAAATTTCAGGAAAACCACCTTCTCAAAATGACGTACGAGCCTGATTTTTAA
- the LOC142541369 gene encoding flavonoid 3',5'-methyltransferase-like, which translates to MKETFNHPTILKSHALGKYILETFAYPREHEQLEAIRKATIEKYSYMSAMSITADVGSLLSMLVKIMNAKKTIEVGVFTGYSLLSTALALPDNGKIMAIDIDREAYETGLPFIQKAKVEHKIQFILSDATEVLKGISAKGEEGTFDFAFVDADKPNYINYHEQLLKLVKIGGIIAYDNTLWGGSVAETDEDKIASFLKTWKNDIIQFNNFLAKDTRIELALLSIGDGLSLCKRLI; encoded by the exons ATGAAAGAAACGTTCAATCACCCCACTATTCTGAAAAGCCATGCACTCGGAAAG TACATTTTGGAAACATTTGCATACCCCAGAGAACATGAGCAACTCGAGGCAATAAGGAAGGCCACCATCGAAAAGTACAGCTACAT GAGCGCGATGAGTATAACGGCAGATGTGGGATCACTTCTATCAATGCTGGTGAAAATAATGAACGCCAAGAAAACGATTGAAGTCGGGGTTTTCACTGGTTACTCACTCTTGTCGACTGCTCTTGCGCTCCCTGATAATGGCAAA ATAATGGCTATTGACATAGACCGGGAAGCGTATGAGACGGGATTGCCATTTATTCAAAAGGCAAAAGTGGAGCACAAAATTCAATTCATCCTGTCTGATGCCACTGAAGTTCTCAAGGGAATTTCTGccaaa GGTGAAGAAGGGACATTTGACTTTGCATTTGTGGATGCGGATAAACCTAATTACATAAACTACCATGAACAACTACTGAAATTAGTCAAAATTGGAGGGATAATAGCCTACGACAATACCCTGTGGGGTGGATCAGTAGCAGAAACCGATGAGGATAAAATTGCAAGTTTCTTAAAGACCTGGAAAAATGATATAATTCAATTCAACAATTTCTTGGCCAAAGATACTCGGATTGAATTAGCTCTCCTTTCCATCGGAGATGGACTCAGTCTATGCAAACGTCTCATATAA